Proteins from one Cervus canadensis isolate Bull #8, Minnesota chromosome 25, ASM1932006v1, whole genome shotgun sequence genomic window:
- the ZNF740 gene encoding zinc finger protein 740 isoform X1, with protein sequence MAQASLLACEGLAGVSLVPTAASKKMMLSQIASKQAENGERAGSPDVLRCSSQGHRKDSDKSRSRKDDDSLAEASHSKKTVKKVVVVEQNGSFQVKIPKNFVCEHCFGAFRSSYHLKRHILIHTGEKPFECDICDMRFIQKYHLERHKRVHSGEKPYQCERCHQCFSRTDRLLRHKRMCQGCQSKTSDGQFSL encoded by the exons ATGGCTCAG GCAAGTCTCCTGGCTTGTGAAGGCCTAGCAGGTGTGAGTTTGGTTCCCACTGCAGCCAGCAAGAAGATGATGCTGAGCCAGATTGCCAGCAAGCAGGCCGAGAATGGAGAGCGGGCAGGTAGCCCTGATGTGCTGAGGTGCTCGAGTCAG GGCCACCGAAAAGACAGTGATAAATCCCGGAGCCGCAAAGACGATGACAGCTTGGCTGAGGCCTCTCATTCAAAAAAGACTGTTAAAAAG gtggtggtagtggaacaaaatggtTCTTTTCAAGTAAAGATTcccaaaaattttgtttgtgaaCACTGCTTTGGAGCCTTTAGGAGCAGTTATCACCTCAAGAGGCACATCCTTATTCATACCG GTGAGAAGCCATTTGAGTGTGACATATGTGATATGCGTTTCATCCAGAAGTACCACCTGGAGCGTCACAAGCGTGTACACAGTGGGGAAAAGCCCTACCAGTGTGAACGGTGTCACCAG TGTTTTTCTCGGACAGATCGATTACTCAGACACAAACGGATGTGCCAAGGGTGCCAGTCCAAGACTTCCGACGGGCAGTTTTCTCTCTAG
- the ZNF740 gene encoding zinc finger protein 740 isoform X2 — MKEASLLACEGLAGVSLVPTAASKKMMLSQIASKQAENGERAGSPDVLRCSSQGHRKDSDKSRSRKDDDSLAEASHSKKTVKKVVVVEQNGSFQVKIPKNFVCEHCFGAFRSSYHLKRHILIHTGEKPFECDICDMRFIQKYHLERHKRVHSGEKPYQCERCHQCFSRTDRLLRHKRMCQGCQSKTSDGQFSL, encoded by the exons ATGAAGGAG GCAAGTCTCCTGGCTTGTGAAGGCCTAGCAGGTGTGAGTTTGGTTCCCACTGCAGCCAGCAAGAAGATGATGCTGAGCCAGATTGCCAGCAAGCAGGCCGAGAATGGAGAGCGGGCAGGTAGCCCTGATGTGCTGAGGTGCTCGAGTCAG GGCCACCGAAAAGACAGTGATAAATCCCGGAGCCGCAAAGACGATGACAGCTTGGCTGAGGCCTCTCATTCAAAAAAGACTGTTAAAAAG gtggtggtagtggaacaaaatggtTCTTTTCAAGTAAAGATTcccaaaaattttgtttgtgaaCACTGCTTTGGAGCCTTTAGGAGCAGTTATCACCTCAAGAGGCACATCCTTATTCATACCG GTGAGAAGCCATTTGAGTGTGACATATGTGATATGCGTTTCATCCAGAAGTACCACCTGGAGCGTCACAAGCGTGTACACAGTGGGGAAAAGCCCTACCAGTGTGAACGGTGTCACCAG TGTTTTTCTCGGACAGATCGATTACTCAGACACAAACGGATGTGCCAAGGGTGCCAGTCCAAGACTTCCGACGGGCAGTTTTCTCTCTAG
- the ZNF740 gene encoding zinc finger protein 740 isoform X3: MMLSQIASKQAENGERAGSPDVLRCSSQGHRKDSDKSRSRKDDDSLAEASHSKKTVKKVVVVEQNGSFQVKIPKNFVCEHCFGAFRSSYHLKRHILIHTGEKPFECDICDMRFIQKYHLERHKRVHSGEKPYQCERCHQCFSRTDRLLRHKRMCQGCQSKTSDGQFSL; this comes from the exons ATGATGCTGAGCCAGATTGCCAGCAAGCAGGCCGAGAATGGAGAGCGGGCAGGTAGCCCTGATGTGCTGAGGTGCTCGAGTCAG GGCCACCGAAAAGACAGTGATAAATCCCGGAGCCGCAAAGACGATGACAGCTTGGCTGAGGCCTCTCATTCAAAAAAGACTGTTAAAAAG gtggtggtagtggaacaaaatggtTCTTTTCAAGTAAAGATTcccaaaaattttgtttgtgaaCACTGCTTTGGAGCCTTTAGGAGCAGTTATCACCTCAAGAGGCACATCCTTATTCATACCG GTGAGAAGCCATTTGAGTGTGACATATGTGATATGCGTTTCATCCAGAAGTACCACCTGGAGCGTCACAAGCGTGTACACAGTGGGGAAAAGCCCTACCAGTGTGAACGGTGTCACCAG TGTTTTTCTCGGACAGATCGATTACTCAGACACAAACGGATGTGCCAAGGGTGCCAGTCCAAGACTTCCGACGGGCAGTTTTCTCTCTAG